A single genomic interval of Dromiciops gliroides isolate mDroGli1 chromosome 1, mDroGli1.pri, whole genome shotgun sequence harbors:
- the LOC122756244 gene encoding DNA-directed RNA polymerases I, II, and III subunit RPABC5-like, translating into MIIPVCYFTYGKIVGNKWEACLGLPQAEYTKGDALDALGLKVSCCHWMLLAHMDLIEKLLNYAPLEK; encoded by the coding sequence ATGATCATCCCAGTGTGCTACTTCACGTATGGCAAGATTGTGGGCAACAAGTGGgaggcctgcctggggctgcCGCAGGCAGAGTACACCAAGGGAGACGCCCTGGACGCACTGGGCCTGAAGGTCTCCTGCTGCCACTGGATGCTGCTGGCACACATGGACCTGATTGAGAAGCTTCTAAACTATGCACCCCTGGAGAAGTGA